The genome window CTCCTCTTTTGCTTGTTGGCAAGGATACCGATTTCGCAAAAATATCTGCTGATTCACAAACAGGACCTACCACATCGTACTTTTCGGTTTGCGAACCATTAGAACTTAGGTTTTCGATTTTATGAAAAGCTTGATAAAGTGCTGGTCGAATTAAGTCCGTCATTGCAGCATCAATAATTAGAAA of Bacteroidales bacterium contains these proteins:
- a CDS encoding diaminopimelate decarboxylase codes for the protein FLIIDAAMTDLIRPALYQAFHKIENLSSNGSQTEKYDVVGPVCESADIFAKSVSLPTSKRGDYILIRSTGAYGQVMASNYNMRDTAQVVFIK